One window of Epinephelus fuscoguttatus linkage group LG9, E.fuscoguttatus.final_Chr_v1 genomic DNA carries:
- the LOC125894188 gene encoding FYVE and coiled-coil domain-containing protein 1 isoform X2, translating to MSMRRFFRAHRDEDYSQIQYLTAKCTRLAHDKALLDREFLLSRERERKLQNDLETANARLVHQEQLNMELRMRQDQLLSRINQQQDLVDLLQQRVVLLVEASARDEELLQQVSSELLCLQSSEVKLEGLVEELHAEAHHRAVVAKSLEEELHDEAQRRDALVESLQEELHNKTVELEELQDTNRTLTEKLKDLRSAHQREVRELQLENEGSLRKLQGTAEQFEWLCQQQRYWMCCVKRFKDCLMEERDALLRQVIMLKKKAEKLQKSLHDDNPTQNVLCPLQDTKCCDSITSWDTDEMADLQSQLEKSNMLYKELFNQAGSPINGYQKPP from the exons ATGAGCATGAGGAGGTTTTTTCGAGCCCACAGGGACGAAGACTACAGTCAGATCCAGTATCTGACGGCCAAGTGCACCCGCCTGGCTCATGACAAAG ctctgctcGACAGGGAGTTCCTGCTGtccagagagagggagaggaagctGCAGAATGATCTGGAGACTGCGAACGCTCGACTCGTCCACCAGGAGCAGCTGAACATGGAGCTCAGGATGAGACAGGACCAGCTCCTCAGCAGGATCAACCAGCAACAG GACCTGGTGGACCTGCTGCAGCAGCGTGTGGTCCTGCTGGTGGAGGCGAGCGCCCGGGACGAAGAGCTCCTGCAGCAGGTCAGCTCAGAGCTGCTGTGCCTGCAGAGCTCCGAGGTGAAGCTGGAGGGCCTGGTGGAGGAGCTGCACGCTGAGGCCCATCACAGAGCTGTGGTGGCAAAGAGCCTCGAGGAGGAGCTGCACGATGAAGCCCAGCGCAGAGATGCACTGGTGGAGAGCCTGCAGGAGGAGTTGCACAA TAAGACGGTGGAGCTGGAGGAGCTACAAGACACCAACCGAACTTTGACAGAGAAGCTGAAGGATTTACGTTCCGCTCATCAGAGGGAG GTGAGGGAGCTGCAGCTGGAGAACGAGGGGAGTCTGAGGAAACTACAGGGGACAGCCGAGCAGTTTGAGTGGCTCTGTCAGCAGCAGCGCTACTGGATGTGTTGTGTCAAGAG ATTCAAAGACTGCCTGATGGAGGAGAGAGACGCTCTGCTGCGACAGGTCATCATGTTGAAAAAGAAGGCTGAGAAGCTACAGAAGAGTTTACATGATGACAATCCCACACAGAACGTCCTATGTCCCTTACAGGACACTAAGTGCTGCGACAG TATAACATCGTGGGACACAGATGAAATGGCTGACCTGCAGTCTCAGCTGGAGAAGTCAAACATGCTGTATAAGGAGCTCTTTAACCAG GCAGGGAGTCCTATCAACGGATACCAAAAACCTCCTTGA
- the LOC125894188 gene encoding protein lava lamp isoform X1 yields the protein MSMRRFFRAHRDEDYSQIQYLTAKCTRLAHDKALLDREFLLSRERERKLQNDLETANARLVHQEQLNMELRMRQDQLLSRINQQQDLVDLLQQRVVLLVEASARDEELLQQVSSELLCLQSSEVKLEGLVEELHAEAHHRAVVAKSLEEELHDEAQRRDALVESLQEELHNKTVELEELQDTNRTLTEKLKDLRSAHQREVRELQLENEGSLRKLQGTAEQFEWLCQQQRYWMCCVKRFKDCLMEERDALLRQVIMLKKKAEKLQKSLHDDNPTQNVLCPLQDTKCCDSSITSWDTDEMADLQSQLEKSNMLYKELFNQAGSPINGYQKPP from the exons ATGAGCATGAGGAGGTTTTTTCGAGCCCACAGGGACGAAGACTACAGTCAGATCCAGTATCTGACGGCCAAGTGCACCCGCCTGGCTCATGACAAAG ctctgctcGACAGGGAGTTCCTGCTGtccagagagagggagaggaagctGCAGAATGATCTGGAGACTGCGAACGCTCGACTCGTCCACCAGGAGCAGCTGAACATGGAGCTCAGGATGAGACAGGACCAGCTCCTCAGCAGGATCAACCAGCAACAG GACCTGGTGGACCTGCTGCAGCAGCGTGTGGTCCTGCTGGTGGAGGCGAGCGCCCGGGACGAAGAGCTCCTGCAGCAGGTCAGCTCAGAGCTGCTGTGCCTGCAGAGCTCCGAGGTGAAGCTGGAGGGCCTGGTGGAGGAGCTGCACGCTGAGGCCCATCACAGAGCTGTGGTGGCAAAGAGCCTCGAGGAGGAGCTGCACGATGAAGCCCAGCGCAGAGATGCACTGGTGGAGAGCCTGCAGGAGGAGTTGCACAA TAAGACGGTGGAGCTGGAGGAGCTACAAGACACCAACCGAACTTTGACAGAGAAGCTGAAGGATTTACGTTCCGCTCATCAGAGGGAG GTGAGGGAGCTGCAGCTGGAGAACGAGGGGAGTCTGAGGAAACTACAGGGGACAGCCGAGCAGTTTGAGTGGCTCTGTCAGCAGCAGCGCTACTGGATGTGTTGTGTCAAGAG ATTCAAAGACTGCCTGATGGAGGAGAGAGACGCTCTGCTGCGACAGGTCATCATGTTGAAAAAGAAGGCTGAGAAGCTACAGAAGAGTTTACATGATGACAATCCCACACAGAACGTCCTATGTCCCTTACAGGACACTAAGTGCTGCGACAG CAGTATAACATCGTGGGACACAGATGAAATGGCTGACCTGCAGTCTCAGCTGGAGAAGTCAAACATGCTGTATAAGGAGCTCTTTAACCAG GCAGGGAGTCCTATCAACGGATACCAAAAACCTCCTTGA